A DNA window from Pseudomonadota bacterium contains the following coding sequences:
- the focA gene encoding formate transporter FocA, whose product MDDITSRIDMLLPVEMAKKAEELGVKKATIGWRNLFLLSILAGAFISLGAIFSTSVTSGAAGTIPFGIIKLLGGLVFCLGLILVVVGGAELFTGNNLIVMAWASGKVSLWQLLRNWIIVYIGNFAGSFLTAIIMFFTNQYMFGKGAIGLNALNIATTKCNLGFIEALFLGIMCNALVCLAVWLCFSAKTTTDKILSIIFPITAFVACGFEHCVANMYFVPIGMFIKSFAKPLFWENIGKTAADYVALTWGGFFYANLLPVTIGNIIGGSVLVGLVYWFIYIRKSKVPIF is encoded by the coding sequence ATGGATGACATAACATCCCGTATAGATATGTTGCTTCCTGTAGAGATGGCCAAAAAAGCGGAAGAACTTGGTGTAAAAAAAGCTACTATCGGATGGCGTAATTTATTTCTTCTTTCAATCCTTGCCGGTGCATTTATCTCCTTAGGAGCAATATTCAGCACATCAGTAACCTCTGGTGCTGCTGGAACTATTCCTTTTGGAATTATAAAACTTTTAGGCGGTCTTGTTTTTTGCTTAGGACTTATACTTGTAGTTGTTGGCGGAGCGGAATTGTTTACTGGCAATAACCTCATTGTGATGGCATGGGCCAGTGGTAAAGTATCATTATGGCAATTACTAAGAAACTGGATTATAGTCTATATCGGAAATTTTGCCGGTTCATTTTTAACTGCAATTATTATGTTTTTTACCAATCAATATATGTTTGGTAAAGGAGCAATCGGACTCAATGCTTTAAATATAGCAACAACAAAATGTAATCTTGGATTCATTGAAGCATTGTTTCTTGGAATTATGTGTAATGCTTTGGTATGCCTTGCCGTATGGTTGTGCTTTAGCGCAAAAACTACTACCGATAAAATTTTATCTATAATATTTCCAATAACCGCTTTTGTTGCTTGTGGTTTTGAACACTGTGTAGCAAATATGTACTTTGTTCCCATTGGTATGTTTATAAAATCTTTTGCCAAGCCTCTTTTTTGGGAAAATATCGGCAAAACGGCCGCTGACTATGTTGCTCTTACATGGGGTGGTTTCTTTTATGCAAATCTTCTTCCTGTAACAATAGGAAATATTATAGGCGGGTCGGTTTTAGTAGGTTTGGTATACTGGTTTATATATATCAGAAAATCAAAGGTTCCTATTTTTTAA
- a CDS encoding long-chain-fatty-acid--CoA ligase has product MNIPFILEKAIGLYEEKEAVVCSGKRFSYGQFGQRVFRLSRLLKALGLKRGDRVAIIHRNAHQYLEVYFAAAQLGAILNPLNYRLSARELDFILKDSGAKILLAEDIFSETVDALKGLKSNIGKVIWTGSGDVPDTFESVKYENAIAGESPDYISPPDIKDEDTAHLYYTSGTTGRPKGVILSHKNVCTHALAAIAELSLSDHDNWIHAAPLFHLADAWATFAITWIGGKHVIVPEFEPSVVLSSIQKEMVTITNMIPTMLNMLVNTPGVESYDLTSLRAILSGGAPIAPEVVKNIMDTFKCDYIQTYGMTETSPYLTLSLLKENLSVLPPKEQFVFKAKTGRPIMGVLLKVVRDNGKEVARDAKEVGEIIVKGDTVTQGYWNQPDETAKAIRNGWLYTGDIAVIDREGYVNIVDRKKDMIITGGENVYSIEVENSLYNHQAVLEAAVIGVFDSKWGEAVKAFVVLKPGCSATEDEIIKHCKEQIAHYKAPKSVEFIAELPKTGSGKIFKKGLKEKIRCFRTKT; this is encoded by the coding sequence TTGAATATACCATTTATACTGGAAAAGGCCATCGGCCTTTATGAAGAAAAGGAAGCAGTTGTTTGCAGCGGCAAGCGTTTTTCCTATGGCCAATTCGGCCAACGTGTTTTCAGGCTATCGCGTCTTCTAAAGGCCCTTGGGCTTAAGAGGGGAGATAGAGTTGCAATAATTCACAGAAACGCTCATCAATATCTTGAGGTATATTTTGCGGCGGCACAGCTTGGCGCAATACTCAATCCATTGAACTACAGGCTTTCGGCAAGAGAGCTTGATTTCATCCTTAAAGATTCAGGCGCAAAGATTTTATTAGCAGAAGACATTTTCAGCGAAACAGTAGATGCCCTCAAGGGACTTAAAAGTAATATAGGTAAGGTAATATGGACAGGGTCAGGGGATGTCCCCGACACATTCGAGTCAGTGAAATATGAAAATGCAATTGCAGGGGAAAGCCCTGACTATATTTCCCCACCTGACATCAAGGATGAAGACACCGCCCACCTTTATTACACAAGCGGAACCACCGGGAGGCCGAAAGGAGTTATACTGTCACACAAAAATGTGTGCACCCACGCCCTTGCAGCAATCGCTGAATTGAGTCTTTCAGATCATGACAACTGGATACACGCGGCCCCTCTTTTTCATCTGGCGGACGCCTGGGCAACATTTGCAATAACCTGGATAGGGGGCAAACATGTGATCGTCCCGGAGTTTGAACCATCAGTTGTCCTTTCTTCCATCCAGAAAGAAATGGTTACCATAACAAACATGATTCCTACCATGCTCAACATGCTGGTAAACACTCCGGGTGTTGAGAGTTATGATCTGACAAGTCTCCGGGCAATTCTGAGCGGCGGTGCACCCATTGCCCCTGAAGTTGTAAAAAACATTATGGACACGTTTAAATGTGATTACATCCAGACATACGGCATGACAGAGACAAGCCCCTATCTTACACTTTCATTATTAAAGGAAAACCTTTCAGTACTTCCCCCAAAAGAGCAATTTGTATTCAAGGCAAAGACAGGCAGGCCCATTATGGGTGTGCTCTTAAAGGTTGTAAGGGATAACGGAAAAGAGGTGGCGCGCGACGCAAAAGAAGTGGGCGAGATAATTGTAAAGGGTGACACAGTTACCCAGGGTTATTGGAACCAACCTGATGAAACCGCCAAGGCCATTCGTAATGGCTGGCTGTATACCGGCGATATAGCAGTTATAGATCGTGAAGGTTATGTTAATATTGTGGACCGTAAAAAGGACATGATCATAACAGGGGGGGAAAATGTCTACAGTATCGAAGTTGAGAACTCACTCTATAACCATCAGGCAGTGCTGGAAGCAGCTGTCATAGGAGTTTTTGACAGCAAGTGGGGTGAGGCTGTAAAGGCATTTGTTGTGCTGAAGCCCGGGTGCAGTGCAACTGAAGATGAAATCATAAAACACTGCAAGGAGCAAATTGCCCATTATAAAGCCCCTAAGTCTGTTGAATTTATTGCCGAGCTTCCGAAGACGGGTTCGGGTAAGATATTTAAGAAGGGGCTTAAGGAAAAGATACGATGTTTTCGCACAAAAACGTAA
- the bamA gene encoding outer membrane protein assembly factor BamA: MISGVIFSFPAHCSDTKLVKENILNISDIRITVENKTDTGLQKMAANLISLKKGDKFSPVLLDESIRFLQQTGNFKEISVDSKEEDGNIILFFHLIPYDWINDISIYGRYPVFERDVLGAMTIYPGNAYVEEELKKQESGIVKLFEKEGYIAPQINVTAKQDPVDSNYTIKVRINKGPFYNLKKLIFTGNKNFSATRLKWNMKTWRASLYPGSSGRFIEADFKKDVDELTKFYRSNGFADVEIQPVIDKDTKNRTVAVKLVINEGRCYRILFDGNNAFWDLTLKKDLIIFSDGNRNGLGLKRSIRKIKERYLSSGYLSTKVKIKEQALSGKENAIRNIRILIEENPQAIVDSIEIKGNSSYTESRIRKQMLTGAYEILQKKIFMPKTFEEDIASIQAFYVSEGFISPEIKHELEWDQNKSRVKIRILINEGVRTIVSSVKITGSRVLSSDDALKVIALKEKQPFKKYMIKGDENALSRLISQKGYPYVKVKTELNFTNNKTQIQITYRITDGIFVSMGDVYLTGNLRTKDRIIKKEMEIRSGEPFSLEKMLLSQRNIRNMDIFNDVRFKSLGLKEEKDLINLMVDLEEQKPYFIELGGGYDSSKEFYTRTAMGDHNLFGLNKHGWMSGEISQIGYRAEIGMSEPRFLDTHISASSNLYTEKVEDFNQNFGYNAIGASLGFSPKPFKNITPGLNFSLERRDQYRIDTSLPFGNSITENEYDQRSILIITPSLIYNTRDSFIRPKKGIFSSLHVDISKGLKNSFDDFIKSRYDLRYYYTPLAPLTLALRGRVGYIKAYGNKGKVSQDQLFFLGGALDVRGFEENLLRFDSEGNAVGGRCAILGSVEARIDLGAHFEMTAFYDTGSVSKTFVDAGSDKFRSSVGLGLRYITPIGPIGILYGHKLDREKGESSGQVHFSVGYTF; this comes from the coding sequence TTGATTAGCGGAGTTATTTTTTCTTTTCCTGCTCATTGCTCTGATACAAAGCTAGTAAAGGAGAATATCCTTAATATTTCAGATATAAGAATTACGGTTGAAAACAAAACAGATACCGGTCTTCAGAAAATGGCTGCCAATCTTATTTCACTTAAAAAGGGAGATAAATTCTCTCCTGTTCTGCTGGATGAATCTATTCGTTTTTTACAACAGACCGGAAATTTTAAAGAAATCAGTGTTGATTCAAAAGAAGAAGATGGAAATATCATTCTTTTCTTTCATCTTATCCCCTACGACTGGATCAACGACATCAGTATTTACGGACGTTACCCTGTATTTGAGCGCGATGTGCTTGGTGCTATGACGATATATCCCGGAAATGCTTATGTGGAAGAAGAACTAAAAAAACAGGAATCAGGAATCGTTAAACTTTTTGAAAAAGAAGGCTATATAGCACCGCAGATCAATGTTACTGCAAAACAAGATCCGGTTGATTCTAACTACACAATTAAAGTCAGAATTAATAAAGGCCCTTTTTACAATCTCAAGAAACTTATCTTTACCGGAAACAAAAATTTTTCCGCTACAAGACTCAAATGGAATATGAAAACATGGCGTGCTTCATTGTACCCCGGCAGCTCCGGCAGATTTATTGAAGCCGATTTTAAAAAAGATGTTGATGAACTGACAAAGTTTTACAGAAGTAATGGTTTTGCAGATGTAGAAATACAGCCGGTTATTGACAAGGATACTAAAAACCGAACAGTTGCTGTTAAATTGGTAATCAATGAAGGGCGCTGTTACCGGATTCTCTTTGATGGAAACAATGCCTTTTGGGATCTTACATTAAAAAAGGATCTGATAATTTTTAGTGATGGAAATCGAAATGGTTTAGGTCTGAAACGAAGTATAAGAAAAATCAAAGAAAGATACCTATCTTCAGGCTATCTTTCCACTAAAGTGAAAATAAAAGAACAAGCACTATCCGGCAAGGAAAATGCCATCCGGAATATTCGTATATTAATTGAAGAAAATCCCCAAGCTATTGTCGATTCAATCGAAATCAAAGGAAACTCCTCATATACTGAAAGCAGAATCAGAAAACAAATGCTTACCGGAGCCTATGAAATATTACAAAAAAAAATTTTCATGCCAAAAACCTTTGAAGAAGACATTGCCAGCATACAGGCGTTTTATGTCAGTGAGGGCTTTATTAGCCCTGAGATTAAACACGAGCTGGAATGGGACCAAAATAAAAGTCGGGTAAAAATCCGTATTCTCATCAATGAGGGTGTTAGAACCATAGTTTCTTCTGTTAAGATAACCGGTTCAAGAGTACTGTCATCTGATGATGCTTTAAAAGTAATTGCTCTAAAGGAAAAGCAGCCCTTTAAGAAATATATGATCAAAGGAGATGAAAATGCTTTATCCCGGTTGATTTCCCAAAAGGGATACCCATATGTAAAAGTAAAAACGGAACTTAATTTCACTAATAACAAAACGCAAATTCAAATTACATACCGTATAACAGACGGGATATTCGTATCAATGGGAGATGTTTATTTAACAGGCAATCTTCGAACAAAGGATCGGATAATCAAAAAAGAAATGGAAATCCGTTCTGGCGAACCCTTCTCCCTGGAAAAAATGCTATTGAGCCAGAGAAACATTAGAAATATGGATATCTTCAATGATGTACGTTTTAAGAGTCTTGGACTTAAAGAGGAAAAAGACCTGATCAATCTTATGGTAGATCTTGAAGAACAGAAACCCTATTTCATCGAGTTGGGCGGCGGTTATGACTCATCAAAAGAATTTTATACACGCACAGCAATGGGAGATCATAATCTTTTTGGATTGAACAAACACGGGTGGATGTCCGGAGAAATCAGTCAGATCGGTTACAGGGCAGAAATCGGTATGAGTGAACCACGATTTCTTGACACACACATATCTGCTTCCAGCAATCTATACACGGAAAAAGTGGAAGATTTTAACCAGAACTTTGGTTACAATGCTATCGGAGCGTCTTTGGGTTTTTCCCCAAAACCATTTAAGAACATTACTCCAGGGCTTAATTTCAGCCTGGAGAGAAGAGACCAGTATCGGATAGACACCTCTCTTCCTTTTGGAAATTCAATAACGGAAAATGAATACGATCAGCGCAGTATACTCATTATTACACCTTCTTTAATATATAATACGAGAGATTCTTTTATCCGCCCGAAAAAAGGGATTTTTTCTTCTCTTCATGTTGATATTTCAAAAGGCCTGAAAAACTCTTTTGATGATTTTATTAAATCCCGGTATGATCTGCGTTATTATTATACTCCGCTTGCCCCCTTGACATTGGCTTTACGTGGACGGGTCGGATATATCAAAGCTTATGGCAATAAAGGGAAGGTTTCCCAGGATCAGCTCTTTTTTCTTGGCGGAGCTCTTGATGTTCGAGGATTTGAAGAAAACCTGCTCAGGTTCGACAGTGAGGGAAATGCTGTTGGAGGACGTTGTGCAATTTTAGGCAGTGTTGAAGCAAGGATAGACCTTGGTGCTCATTTTGAGATGACTGCATTTTACGACACTGGCAGTGTGTCAAAAACATTTGTTGATGCCGGTTCCGATAAATTCCGATCTTCGGTCGGACTGGGGCTTAGATATATTACCCCGATAGGGCCTATCGGAATTCTATACGGACATAAGCTTGACAGGGAAAAAGGAGAAAGTTCCGGTCAGGTTCACTTTTCAGTTGGATACACATTCTGA
- a CDS encoding MBL fold metallo-hydrolase, producing the protein MIEEILPHIYRIKIPLPKNPLGALNSYIIKNSERSIIIDTGFAQDECMNVMLSGLKELEIDIKKTDFFITHMHPDHLGLALRIAPDTSRIYFNQIEADMLRSGYFLDEYTDAACQNGFPEKELKALYNHPGFKSYKYASEGLANFHIINDGTIFGISGYQFKCIQTPGHTKGHMCLYEPDKKILIAGDHILNDITATIQLWSDEQNPLNDYMTSLDNIYGLDIKLTLPGHRSLITNTRKRILEIKDHHQKRLENIISILKTGKKNAFQIASQMSWDTNYESWDSFPGAQKWIATGEAIAHLKYLEQDQVQKEKLEKNIIYSLKKGI; encoded by the coding sequence ATGATTGAAGAAATATTACCTCATATATACAGGATTAAAATTCCGCTTCCCAAGAATCCGCTTGGAGCTTTAAACTCCTATATAATAAAAAATAGTGAGCGAAGCATAATTATTGATACCGGTTTTGCTCAGGATGAATGCATGAATGTAATGCTTTCCGGTTTAAAAGAACTGGAAATTGATATAAAAAAAACTGACTTTTTTATTACTCACATGCATCCTGATCATCTTGGCCTTGCTTTAAGAATTGCTCCGGATACCTCCAGAATATATTTTAATCAGATAGAAGCAGATATGCTCAGATCGGGATATTTCCTGGATGAATATACTGACGCTGCATGCCAAAACGGTTTTCCGGAAAAAGAGCTTAAAGCCCTTTACAATCATCCCGGATTTAAATCTTATAAATATGCTTCAGAAGGATTGGCAAACTTTCATATTATAAATGATGGCACTATATTTGGCATATCCGGTTATCAGTTCAAGTGCATTCAAACTCCCGGCCATACAAAAGGACATATGTGCCTATATGAACCGGACAAAAAAATATTGATAGCAGGAGACCATATCCTTAATGATATTACTGCTACAATTCAATTATGGTCTGATGAGCAAAATCCTTTAAATGACTATATGACAAGTCTTGATAATATTTATGGGCTTGATATTAAATTAACACTTCCAGGCCATAGATCTTTAATAACAAATACCAGAAAAAGGATTCTGGAAATAAAGGATCACCATCAAAAAAGGCTTGAAAATATTATTTCTATACTGAAAACTGGGAAGAAAAATGCATTTCAAATAGCCTCACAGATGAGCTGGGACACAAATTATGAGAGTTGGGATTCATTTCCCGGTGCGCAAAAATGGATTGCTACAGGTGAAGCTATTGCCCATTTAAAATATCTTGAACAAGATCAAGTGCAAAAAGAAAAGCTTGAAAAGAATATCATATACTCGTTGAAAAAGGGCATATGA
- a CDS encoding mechanosensitive ion channel family protein: MENYINLFFSHLFSDNKSLENYIISILAIVITAFAAWWILNAIMGSLKKRYNKSSLNGKKGAFLPIIKQGGHYAIFIIVVIALVRLFKAPLLEKTAYALMILLFTIIISKFVSLLIPFLRDKIALKTHTKIDDVIFELMSKFSNVVVYAAGIILALDILGLNIMPFVAGAGIAGIAIGFAAKDTLSNLIAGILLIIDRPFEVGDRIEVWTAPQNSATWGDVVDIGLRATKIRTTDNIVIIIPNNEIMKRDIINYTTITKEIRVRIPIGVAYDSDIKKAKESIIKVSLELDWVMKEPEPKVVVHSFGDSAVNLQARVWISDPRRRIDTVSYITDRVKEVFDKENIEIPYPKRDIYIKSEKNFNNS, translated from the coding sequence ATGGAAAATTACATAAACTTATTTTTTTCACACCTATTTTCTGACAATAAATCATTAGAAAATTATATCATCAGTATTTTAGCCATTGTAATTACAGCTTTTGCAGCGTGGTGGATTTTAAATGCCATTATGGGAAGTTTGAAAAAAAGATATAATAAATCTTCTCTAAATGGAAAAAAAGGTGCTTTCTTACCCATTATAAAGCAGGGCGGGCATTATGCCATCTTCATTATTGTTGTTATTGCATTAGTTCGTCTTTTTAAAGCGCCGCTTCTGGAAAAAACGGCATATGCCTTAATGATTTTGCTGTTTACCATAATTATCAGTAAATTTGTAAGCTTATTGATCCCTTTCCTAAGAGATAAGATTGCTTTAAAAACACATACAAAAATAGATGATGTGATTTTTGAGCTTATGTCGAAATTTTCAAACGTAGTTGTTTATGCTGCAGGAATTATTCTGGCTCTTGATATACTTGGATTAAACATAATGCCGTTTGTTGCCGGAGCCGGTATTGCCGGTATAGCAATTGGTTTTGCAGCTAAAGATACGTTATCAAATCTGATTGCCGGAATTTTATTGATTATTGACAGGCCTTTTGAAGTCGGAGACCGGATTGAAGTCTGGACAGCTCCACAAAACAGCGCCACATGGGGAGATGTTGTAGATATAGGCCTAAGAGCAACCAAGATCAGAACCACGGATAACATTGTTATAATAATCCCAAATAATGAGATTATGAAACGCGATATTATCAACTATACAACAATTACAAAAGAAATACGGGTTAGAATCCCCATCGGCGTTGCTTATGATTCGGATATAAAAAAGGCAAAGGAATCTATTATAAAGGTTTCACTTGAGCTTGACTGGGTAATGAAAGAACCTGAACCTAAGGTGGTTGTTCACAGTTTCGGAGATTCGGCTGTCAACTTGCAGGCAAGAGTATGGATTAGTGATCCACGGCGCAGGATAGATACAGTTTCATATATTACAGACAGGGTAAAAGAAGTTTTTGATAAAGAAAATATTGAGATTCCATACCCGAAGCGTGATATCTATATAAAAAGTGAAAAAAACTTTAATAACTCGTAA
- a CDS encoding nitroreductase family protein, with protein MSDIMEVIKERRSIRTYDVKDVSDEKLNTIFEAVRWSPSWANTQCWEIVVIRDKVIKENLRETILPKNPATNAITQAPVLLAVCGKLNSSGFYNNEAPTKFKDWFMFDLGIFTQTLCLAAQDLGIGTVVVGLLDHDKAKKHINVPEGYELVALIPLGYSAKSSSVPKRREIKDFIHYNTF; from the coding sequence ATGTCGGATATTATGGAAGTTATAAAAGAAAGAAGAAGTATAAGAACATATGATGTAAAAGATGTTTCTGATGAAAAATTAAATACTATATTTGAAGCAGTAAGATGGTCGCCTTCCTGGGCAAATACGCAGTGTTGGGAAATAGTTGTAATAAGAGATAAGGTCATAAAAGAAAATCTGAGAGAAACAATTTTGCCAAAAAATCCTGCTACAAATGCAATTACCCAGGCACCTGTTCTTCTTGCAGTTTGCGGCAAATTAAATTCATCGGGATTTTACAATAATGAGGCTCCGACAAAATTTAAAGACTGGTTCATGTTTGATCTTGGTATATTTACCCAGACGCTTTGTCTTGCAGCGCAAGACCTTGGGATAGGTACAGTTGTAGTTGGGCTTTTAGATCATGACAAGGCAAAAAAGCATATAAACGTGCCGGAAGGGTATGAGCTTGTAGCCCTTATTCCGCTTGGGTATTCTGCAAAATCAAGCTCTGTTCCTAAACGAAGAGAAATTAAGGATTTTATTCATTATAATACTTTTTAG
- a CDS encoding Hsp33 family molecular chaperone HslO, whose amino-acid sequence MIKKQLNDSVKNGFKEKSKDKIHRFLLANGSIRGAFIYGTRMIKEMRANFDLGILETLVLGQAYLGCGLLSSNLKGNDRIALKIDCSGPIKGISVETNAYGEIRGYLKQTPIPIDKPLEDFNISPFLGAGLLTVTKYLEDAKQPYAGHIALLYGSIAKDLANYFYSSEQIPSVFNLSVKFDTQGEVVGAGGLFLQLMPNASDDLAKNLESIINDLPSIGILIEEGKEPDNIICESFKKLNPKILDDYRIEFFCRCNEKLMLHYISMFDKNEKKDILENGPFPLQITCHNCNSLYEFSKKDLEKLIS is encoded by the coding sequence ATGATTAAAAAACAATTAAACGATTCTGTTAAAAACGGTTTTAAAGAAAAATCAAAAGACAAAATTCACAGGTTTCTTCTTGCAAACGGGTCTATACGTGGTGCTTTTATCTATGGGACTCGAATGATAAAGGAAATGCGTGCAAATTTTGATCTTGGCATATTGGAAACACTTGTCTTAGGCCAGGCCTATCTGGGTTGTGGTTTATTATCTTCCAATCTGAAAGGAAATGACAGAATCGCTTTAAAAATCGACTGTTCGGGGCCTATAAAAGGGATTAGTGTTGAAACCAATGCTTATGGAGAAATAAGAGGATATTTAAAACAGACGCCAATTCCAATAGATAAACCTCTTGAAGATTTTAATATATCACCTTTTCTTGGTGCAGGTTTGCTGACAGTTACAAAATATCTCGAAGATGCAAAGCAACCCTACGCAGGCCATATAGCACTGCTTTACGGCTCTATAGCAAAAGATCTGGCAAATTACTTTTACTCTTCCGAACAAATACCAAGCGTTTTTAATTTAAGTGTCAAGTTTGATACACAAGGGGAAGTTGTCGGCGCCGGTGGGCTGTTTCTACAGTTAATGCCGAATGCATCAGATGATTTGGCAAAAAACCTTGAAAGTATTATAAACGATCTTCCATCAATCGGTATTCTTATTGAAGAAGGAAAAGAGCCGGATAACATTATTTGTGAATCATTTAAAAAACTGAACCCTAAAATTTTAGATGACTACAGAATAGAGTTTTTTTGCAGATGTAATGAGAAGCTTATGCTGCATTATATTTCCATGTTTGATAAAAACGAGAAAAAAGATATTTTAGAAAACGGACCTTTTCCGCTTCAGATAACATGTCATAATTGTAATTCATTATACGAATTTTCAAAAAAGGATTTAGAAAAGCTTATATCCTGA